The genomic window CGGCTTCGGTACAGGTGAACTTCCTCATCAAAGAGGGCCCGAAGGTCAAGGTCGGCAATATCAGCTTCACTGGCAACCAGCACATTCCGGCGCGGGACCTGCGTCGCGCCATGAAAAATCTGCGGCCCATTGGTATTCCGCACTCCATCTTCTTTGAGGACCTGTTTGCCCGCACCTATGACGCCAGCAAGCTTGAAGAAGACGCCGAGCGGGTGCGCCAGGCCTACCGTGACAAGGGCTATTTCCGCGCCTCTACGGGAGAACCACTGACCCATCTGCGGAATGAAGGCGGCCTGTCCCTGTTTACCTTCCGCCCGCGCAAGGGCAAGCGGATTGATATCCGCATTCCCGTCGACGAAGGCGCGCGTTATCGCCTGGGCTACATTCACTTCACCGGCAGCAAGATCCAGAACCTGAACGTAAATGCCTTGCGGGCACAGTTTCCGCTTAAAGATGGCGAGTGGTTCAACTTCACCGCCTTCGGCAAGGGCCTGCAAAATCTGCAGAAGGCCTACAGCACCCTGGGATACATTAACTTCACCGCTAACCCGGTCCCGAAGATTGATGACGACAAAAAGATCGTCTCCTTCGATGTGGAGCTGGATGAAGGCAAGCAGTTCTATGTCTCGCGGATTGAGTTCCAGGGCAACACGGTGACACGCGACTTCGTCATCCGCCGCGAGTTGTATCTTGAGGAAGGCCAGGTCTACAACAGCCACCTGTGGGAATTGAGCCTGCTGCGACTCAACCAGCTTGATTACTTCGACCCTCTCAAGGTAGACCAGGACACCGAGATCCACCAGAACCCGGAAGCCGGGACCGTAGATCTCCTGCTGAAGGTGCACGAAAAGGGCAAGAACTCCATTGGTCTCAATGGCGGAGTCAGCGGCCTGTCGGGCACTTTCCTTGGTCTGAACTACCAGACGAACAACTTCCTGGGCCTGGGCGAAACCTTGAGCGTGCAGGCGAGCGCTGGCAACCTCTCGCGCAACCTGCTGTTCAGCTTCAATGAGCCGTATATTCGCAATAAGCCGATCAATGCCGGCTTCTCGATTTACTCCAGCAAATACGACTACAACGCATCGAAGGCATATAACCTCTCCGGACTGGACACAAACACCAGCCAGGCAGTCAATTCACTGGTACAGAACTATAACCAGTCCACGACCGGATTTACCGTCTCCTTTGCCTATCCTATTCGCCACTCGTTCAAGCGCCTGGGCTTTACCTACGCGCTCAACCGCTCTTCTGTGACGACCTTCAGCCAGGCGTCGCAGAACCTCTTCCAGACGCTGGCCTTCCGCACCGGCATCCAGGGACAGAATTCTCTGGAAGGCATCGTGAACAGCATGGCCTCCTTCAGTTTCTCGTGGAACAAGCTGGATTCGGTCTACATGCCTCGTTCCGGGTCTGAGCTGAACGCCATCCTCCAGCTTTCCGGACTCTGGGGCAATGTGCGTTACATCAGCCCCATTGTCGAATACAAGCAGTTCAAGCCCATCAAGTGGTTCCACTTTAACAACGAAGGGCGCAATGTCTTCGGATACCGCATCCAGGCAAACTATATCCAGGGCTTCAGCGGCGACGTAGCACCCCCCTTCAACCGCTTCTATGGCGGCGGCGAGGCCGATATTCGCGGGTTCGACATCCGGACGCTCTCTCCCTATGGGTTCGTCCCCACGCGCGTGCAATTCAACCTCACCAATCCGGACGGCAACTGCGTTCCACAGGACCCGACCAATCCGCAGACCAACCAGTGCATCAAGGTGCCGATTCCTGTCTACGGAATCAGCTCCATTGGCGGCGACACACAGATTGTTGGCAACATGGAGTACCGCATCCCTCTGGTCGGCCGCACTGCCGCACTGGAGCTGTTTAACGACTTTGGAATGGTCATGGCGGTCAGCAGCGGCCAGTTGAAGCAAAGCCCGCAGGGTTATGACCAGCTCAATGCCCCTCTGTATGGCTGCCCGAATTACGTAAACGGGGCCTGCGTTGGCGGACAACAGATCCAGTTTGACCGCTACATCCGTCCAATCCCGGGCACAAATTATGTCCCGCGTGATTCCATCGGGGCGCAGATCTCCGTCATGGTGCCCATCATCAACGCACCCTTCCGCATTTACTACGCCTACAACCCGCTGCGCCTGCACACGCAGTTCAATGGGGAAAACCTGATTACCCGCAGTATGTTCCCCGCTGGCGGCGCCGGCGACTACAGCTACGCCCAGGCCACCCAGCTGTACGGATCAACCTATCAGCTGCGGGAACCGACGAAGACCTTCCGCTTGACCGTAAGTACTACGTTCTAATGCGGTTCAACCCAGGCCCCGTCCCTCGGCGGATGGGGCCTTTTTCATTTGTCTGCAGCATCATCCAGTTCCCTTGTCTCGGCGTGCAACGCCGAGACCCGCGAACTGCAATTATTTTCATGGGATTTCTTCCGGAATTTGACCGTTGCTCCCCGGATTTCTATATAATTCGCTTGAGTTCCTGAAAATGTCCGCTGTCCGTGTTTCTGTCTGTGCCGGCCTTTCGGAGACGAAAGGAAGTGGCACCCTGTATGAAACGCCTCAGCCCGGAAATGCAGGGAGCGAAAAACCATGCTTCCGCACAGAAATGCGGACGAAAACACCCAAGAACCAAAGGAGTTTCTGATTTCCATGAAGCGTTCGTTAGCCCTCGTTTGCATGCTTGCGTCCGGCCTCGGCTTTTCTGCACTGGCCCAGGCAGGCGCTACTGACCCCGCGCCCAGCGCCCCGGCTGCTGTTGCGCCTACAGGCGGCACAAAAATCGCCATCATCGCATTTCAGCCCGCCGTCATGCAGACGAATGAGGGTCAGCGCAATTTTGCGGACCTGCAGAAAAAGTATGAACCGAAGCGCGAGCAACTGAAACAGATGAGCGATGAGATTGATAACCTCAAAAAGCAGCTACAGGCCGCCGGGAACAACCTGAGCGATACTGAGCGCCAGAACCGCCTGCGCACCATTGATGAAAAGGAAAAGGCCTATCAGCGCCTCGGCGAAGATACGCAGAACGACTTCCAGCAGGACCTGCAGAACACCTATCAGCAGATTGCTGAAAAGTTTTACAACGTCCTCCAGGGATATGCGCAACAGAATGGCTATTCGGTGGTAATTGATTCCAGCTCGCAGGCCAGCCCGGTTCTCTGGGCCAGCGAAGCGACCAACATCACCAATGCAGTCATTCAGGCCTATAACCAGAAGTCTGGCGTTCCCGCACCGGCGGCAGGCAGCGCGGCAGCCCCCGCGGCTCCGACACCGCACACCACCCGTCCGGCCGGAGCGGCCCCGAAGAACTAGTAACTTTTCACTCCATTTTTCAAAGCCCCGGTTACTTTCGGGGCTTTTCTGTTTTCCTTTTCCGCACTCCTATCCTGTGGAAAAAATTGTGGAATATCTAGCTGCCTCTTCAAAGCAAATCTTCTGCCCGCTTCTCCGCATTGCTCGGTGGTACAGGATTTCGCCCTAAATGCTTTCTTTTCAATCAAGAAGCAATGAATGCCTGGACTGTTTTCTTGAAGAAGATACAGAAGTGCTTCTCAGGACAAGTCTCCTGCTTTCCACAGGCCAGGTTAAAAGAGTATGAAACCTTCGGAACTGCCCATGGTACCGTGGCCGACGTCGACCGGAGAAAAGTCCGGCCCATTCCGGCGGTCCGGGCCTAGCGGCTCTCTTCCCCTACCTTCAGCACGGCCAGGAAGGCTTCCTGCGGGATGTCCACCTTGCCGATACGCTTCATGCGCTTTTTGCCTTCTTTTTGTTTTTCAAGCAGCTTGCGCTTGCGGGAGATGTCGCCGCCATAGCATTTGGCCAGTACGTTCTTGCGTAGGGCAGAGACGGTTTCACGGGCAATGATCTTTGCCCCGATGGCCGCCTGAATGGCCACCTCGAACTGCTGCCTCGGAATGAGCTCGCGCATTTTGGAGACCAGGGCCCGTCCGCGCTCATAGGCGTGGTCGCGGTGGACGATGATCGAAAGCGCATCCACAGGCTCACCAGAAACCAGGATGTCCATCTTGACCATGGGCGATTCCCAGGTCCCGGAAAGGTGGTAGTCCAGAGAGGCGTATCCGCGAGAAACGGACTTCAACCGATCGTAGAAGTCGAGGACGATTTCGTTCAGCGGCAGCTCGTAGGTGAGCATGACGCGCGTTGGCGAAACGTATTCGAAGTTCTTCTGCCGCCCACGCTTCTCTTCCACCAGCTTCAGGATCCCGCCGACATACTCCTCATTGGTCAGAATGGTTGCGGTAATAATCGGCTCTTCCACCTTCTCGATTTCACTTGGATCGGGCCAGCGCGAAGGGTTGTCCACTTCCAGCAGCGTACCGTCGGTCATCGTGACTTTATAGCGCACGCTCGGGGCCGTGGTGATGAGGTCCAGACTGAACTCCCGCTCCAGCCGCTCCTGAATAATCTCCATGTGCAGCAGACCGAGGAAGCCGCAGCGGAAGCCGAAGCCGAGGGCGGCCGAGCTTTCCGGCTCAAAAAAGAACGACGAGTCATTCAGCCGCAGCTTCTCCAGAGCATCACGCAGCAGCGTGTGCTCGTGCGAATCGACTGTATACAGGCCGGCAAAGACCATCGGCTTGATGTCTTCAAACCCTGGCAGCGGAGAGTCGGCGGGACGGTCCTCTTCCGTGACCGTGTCGCCAATTTTTGTGTCACTGACGTTTTTGATCGTGGCCACAAAAAAGCCGACCTCGCCCGCAGAAAGCTCGTCAATCTCCACCGGCTTTGGCGTCAGTACGCCGAGTGACTCCACGGTAAAGACTTTGTTGTTGGACATCAGGCGGATCTTAGCGCCCTTGCGCAGCGTGCCGTTGACGACCCGGGCCAGCACAATCACACCGCGATACGCGTCAAACCAGGAATCAAAAATCAGGGCCTGAAGCGGTGCCTCGGGGCTGCCCTTGGGCGGAGGCAGGCGGTG from Pseudacidobacterium ailaaui includes these protein-coding regions:
- the bamA gene encoding outer membrane protein assembly factor BamA; translated protein: MPIFPVMPESAGSPVKTSKLRRMLKPLAFILLCFTVFDVWAQSSETITQIRVIGNRRIPKETILARLFSHEGEQFDPTTIERDFNSLWNTGYFEDVRIEREDNPKGGIILDIYVREKPTIREINYKGLNSVTQSDVLDRFKKEKVGLSVESQYDPTRIARAETVLKELLAEHGRQFATIKADVKTIPPASVQVNFLIKEGPKVKVGNISFTGNQHIPARDLRRAMKNLRPIGIPHSIFFEDLFARTYDASKLEEDAERVRQAYRDKGYFRASTGEPLTHLRNEGGLSLFTFRPRKGKRIDIRIPVDEGARYRLGYIHFTGSKIQNLNVNALRAQFPLKDGEWFNFTAFGKGLQNLQKAYSTLGYINFTANPVPKIDDDKKIVSFDVELDEGKQFYVSRIEFQGNTVTRDFVIRRELYLEEGQVYNSHLWELSLLRLNQLDYFDPLKVDQDTEIHQNPEAGTVDLLLKVHEKGKNSIGLNGGVSGLSGTFLGLNYQTNNFLGLGETLSVQASAGNLSRNLLFSFNEPYIRNKPINAGFSIYSSKYDYNASKAYNLSGLDTNTSQAVNSLVQNYNQSTTGFTVSFAYPIRHSFKRLGFTYALNRSSVTTFSQASQNLFQTLAFRTGIQGQNSLEGIVNSMASFSFSWNKLDSVYMPRSGSELNAILQLSGLWGNVRYISPIVEYKQFKPIKWFHFNNEGRNVFGYRIQANYIQGFSGDVAPPFNRFYGGGEADIRGFDIRTLSPYGFVPTRVQFNLTNPDGNCVPQDPTNPQTNQCIKVPIPVYGISSIGGDTQIVGNMEYRIPLVGRTAALELFNDFGMVMAVSSGQLKQSPQGYDQLNAPLYGCPNYVNGACVGGQQIQFDRYIRPIPGTNYVPRDSIGAQISVMVPIINAPFRIYYAYNPLRLHTQFNGENLITRSMFPAGGAGDYSYAQATQLYGSTYQLREPTKTFRLTVSTTF
- a CDS encoding OmpH family outer membrane protein, encoding MKRSLALVCMLASGLGFSALAQAGATDPAPSAPAAVAPTGGTKIAIIAFQPAVMQTNEGQRNFADLQKKYEPKREQLKQMSDEIDNLKKQLQAAGNNLSDTERQNRLRTIDEKEKAYQRLGEDTQNDFQQDLQNTYQQIAEKFYNVLQGYAQQNGYSVVIDSSSQASPVLWASEATNITNAVIQAYNQKSGVPAPAAGSAAAPAAPTPHTTRPAGAAPKN
- the lepA gene encoding translation elongation factor 4, with protein sequence MDSKLIRNFAIIAHIDHGKSTLSDRLLELTGALSAREMQAQVLDAMDLERERGITIKAHAVRMMYPARDGQTYQLNLIDTPGHVDFSYEVSRSLASCEGALLVVDASQGVEAQTLANAYLAINHGLEIIPVINKIDLPSADIPRTKEMIEQAVGLDGNDAIPVSAKTGEGVPEILEAIVHRLPPPKGSPEAPLQALIFDSWFDAYRGVIVLARVVNGTLRKGAKIRLMSNNKVFTVESLGVLTPKPVEIDELSAGEVGFFVATIKNVSDTKIGDTVTEEDRPADSPLPGFEDIKPMVFAGLYTVDSHEHTLLRDALEKLRLNDSSFFFEPESSAALGFGFRCGFLGLLHMEIIQERLEREFSLDLITTAPSVRYKVTMTDGTLLEVDNPSRWPDPSEIEKVEEPIITATILTNEEYVGGILKLVEEKRGRQKNFEYVSPTRVMLTYELPLNEIVLDFYDRLKSVSRGYASLDYHLSGTWESPMVKMDILVSGEPVDALSIIVHRDHAYERGRALVSKMRELIPRQQFEVAIQAAIGAKIIARETVSALRKNVLAKCYGGDISRKRKLLEKQKEGKKRMKRIGKVDIPQEAFLAVLKVGEESR